The stretch of DNA TCTCGGTTGGATGATGCGTATATTCGTCGAAATTTCTCGGTAGTAGAACTCCGCCTGAAAAAAGAATTGCTAGGAGAAAGTGTTTTGCAATTGGAGGAGGTGAAGCGTAAAAAAAGTATTGCTACTACCCGAAGCTTCGAACACACAATAGATAATTACGATGAGCTCAAAGAACGGGTAGCAACTTTTGCCATTTCTTGTGCAGAAAAGTTACGGCAAGAACAATCTAATTGTAAGATGATTACGGTATTTGTGATGACCAATCGTTTTGATGAGCATTTGCCCTTTGTTTCTGCAACCTTGAGTACAACTTTAGAATCCGATTCTAGTTCGAGTATCGTTTTATCCAAAACAGCTTTGTTTTTGCTCGATAAATTAGTTCCGTCAGAAGGGAAGGTTCCGGCCTATAAAAAAGCAGGAGTTATTGTTTCTGGAATTACGCCCAACCATCAGACACAGCTGAATATTTTCTATGAAGAATCGACCAAGCATAAAGCTTTGATGCAAGTAATGGATAAAATAAATGCACGATATGGTGGGCACAAATTGTTGTTAGGATCACAAGACTTGCAACGAAAATGGAAGATGAAACAAGAAAGGCTTTCGCCTAATTATACCACAAATTGGCAAGAAATATTAACGGTACAATGAAATTAATCCAAGATATACAGTTCGGTAATGAACTCGAATTTTTAACAATAGAAAAAGTAAACACTCGGTATTATGCCCATTATTATGGTGATGTGTCGGCGGGCTTTCCTTCGCCTGCAGAAGATTTCCGACAAGAAAGAATCTCTTTAGACGAACGTTTTCTTAGCAAACCAGAAAGCACCTTTTTGGTTCGTGTAGGCGGTCTTTCGATGTATCCTCATTACCAAATGAACGATGTTTTGGTCAACCGATCAGATTATCAGTTGATGCATGGTGATGATGCTGTGGTGTCGATCAATAATTCAGACTTCACTCTAAAAAGATGGGATGCAAATAAAAAAATGTTCTATGCGCTGAATCCAGACTTCAAAGATTCTCTCATTATTCAACCAGAAGACGTAGTGGTTTGTTTGGGAGTGGTTTCGACGATCATTCGAGAACTGAAACGTTTCCGGAAATAAGTTTTAGCTGAAATAAGTATGCGTTAATTCACATCACTAAAAACCAATCAACCTCTCTAGTTCGAACAAATAGGAGTAGAGAAGAATAAGAACCATAGAGGTTATAAATTACCGTGAAAAAGAGTAGGAGAGTGGTACAATTTTAAAATAAACGAATTTGGTTGTCTTCTCTTTGCGTAGAAAAATCGATAAACGGAACAAAATCTTCTCCATGCAACCATTGCTCACAACTAGGCAAAGAGTCAAATGCAATTGGCATTCTTTGTTTACGATTGTGGATGTATTTCATCACTCCTAAAGCTTCGGTAGTTACAACAGAAAATGTATCATTTTGGTATAAGGCTGCCAAAAATAGAAGCTCATTATCGTGTCCAATTTCGTATCTTATTTTGTTTCGCCCTTCATGCCGCCATTCATAAAAACTATCGACCACCAAAACACAACGGTTGTTAAATGATTCGCGAAAAGATGGCTTTTCTTCTAGCGTTTCTACACGTGCATTGAGTGTGTTGTTGGTGTCAAAATCTTCTTGTGCCCAACTTGGTTTAAGCCCCCATTGTAAAAGCTCTATGGCTTCTTGTCCTGTTTTGATAATCGGTAAATACGGATGCGCAAAACCGTTAAAATGTTCCTTGGGCTCGAATTTTTGGTTGGATAGGAAAGGAATTCTAGTATTGTTTTCCAATTCCTTTTTCGTTTTATTCACTTTTACATGATAACACATTCGATTGTTGTTAAAATAAAAAAACAAAGAAAAAATTATATCTTATAAACCTCGTCTACAGATATTTTCGTTGTGAAAACTCCATAGTTAATAAAAATAATATCATCCTTTATTTTATCAATCGTCCCAACGCTTGACGATCCATTGATTTTTACCCGATCGCCAATTTTCAATTCCCGAATTTTCTTTTGCATTGCTTCTTTTTCTCGTTGTTCTTTTTTGTGTTGTTCTTTTTTTATTTCGTTAGCATTGCTTTTTAATTCGCGTTGTACTTCTTTGGCAACAATTTTCTCAATCTTTTTTTGTTGTTGAATTTCATTGGTTTTTTTCGAATTTTCCATTTCAATTATTTTGAGGAAATTGCTTATCAACTGTTTTTTATTTTTACTTTTCAGATAAGAATCAGCCATTTCATTGATGCGTTTTCCCATCATCAGAGTTTTCTGTTCACTAGCATATAACTGTTGGAAATCATAGAGTTTTTGTTGGATTTTATCTTGCATTTCTTCTAGCTTTCCTTGATGAGCTTCATGCGTTTCTTTTAGTTCTACAACCTGATCTCTGGTTTTTTGGATTTCGAATTTTTCTTGTTGTAATTTTAGAATCGTTTTATCCAAACGAACCTTGTCATTTTCTACTTTCTTTTTTGCACGGTTGATTAATCGATACGGAATTTTATTTTTTTCGGCAACCTCAAAAGTAAACGAACTTCCGGCTTGGCCGAGTTCTAATTTATACATCGGTTCTAAACTTTTTTTATCAAAAAGCATGCTGGCATTTATAGCTTCTTCTAGACGTTCTGCACTTAGTTTGATGTTGGTATAATGTGTAGTAAAAATTCCATAAGCATTTCTCTCATAAAACTCTTCGAAAAACACTTCCGCCAATGCGCCACCCAATTCAGGATCAGAACCCGTCCCAAATTCATCCACCAATAACAAAGATTTTTCGTCGGCATATTTCAAAAAATAAGCCATTTGTTTCAGTCGATAACTATAGGTAGAAAGATGGTTTTCTATAGATTGATTGTCACCAATATCGGTGAAAATTTTATCAAAAAAGCCAACTTCGCTTTTCGGATGAACCGGAATCAAAATACCTGATTGTATCATCAACTGGTTCAGTCCTACGGTTTTCAAGGTAATAGACTTCCCTCCAGCATTGGGGCCAGATATGATAATTATGCGCTGTTTCTTGGTGAGAGAAAGTGTTTGAGGTATCGTTCTACGTTCTTTACGCAAATTATTCAAATACAAAACAGGATGATAAGCATCGATTAGTTGTAGTTGTAATTCCTCTTTCAGGGTGGGTAAAATTGCTTGTATATTTTGGGCATATTTTGCCTTGGCTTGTGTAAGATCCAAATATTCTAGAAAAGCTTGATATTCTTCTATAAGTGGCTGATATATAGCAATCTCAGATGTTAGTTTTAATAAAATCTGGATGATCAGATGCTTTTCTTCTTCGCGTAATTCATCGAGTTGTCTTCTCGGGTTCAGGACGCTTTCGGGTTCGATATAAGAGATAGATCCAGTTTTTGATGTACCTAAAAATTGACCTTTTACACGTTTCCTCAGAGCAGATTTTACAGCCAAAACACGGCGATTTCCTACAACAGATTCTCTGATTTCATCCAAAACATCCGAATGATAACTCATCGATTTGTTGAATAATTCTGTAATTCGAGAACTGATAGCGCGAATTTCTTGCCGAACGATTCTCAACTCAGGGCTTGCATCATCTTTTATTTCTCCGAATTTATTGAATACTTGATCGATAATTTTTACAATTTCTTTCTCGTAAATAATTTGTTCGGTTTTTGCATGTAAATATGGAACGTACTCTATGAAATTACGCGTGTATTTTTTTATTTCTTTTATTTGTAAAGTATTCGATTTTATCTTGAAAAATTCTTCTGCAGGCAGATAATAGTTTTCAATCGAAAGTCGTTTCAGGTATTCATCCAAAATAAAATATTCAGAAAACGGCAAACTATTTCCACTTTCTAGGGTAGATAGGTATTCGCTAGTGGTATGTAAATCAATCAACAACTCGTTCCGATTACTGTAAGGGACAAGGTTTTTTGTTCTTTCAGCAACTTTTTCGGTATATATATATTGGATGATTTCGGCCAGTACGACCGGAAATTCTAAATCTTTTAAAGTCTGTTTACTTACTTGCATCCGTACAAAATTAGCGATAATTTTACGATTCAAAAATCAATTCGTATGTTCGACAATATACAAGATGAAAAGTGGTTGGAGGTTTTTCGTCAAGAGGCTAAAAAAGATTATTTCAGAGATTTAATTGTTTTTATCGAAAGAGAGTATGCCGAACATACGGTTTATCCGCCCAAAAGCGAGTTGTTTTCTGCTTTTTTGCAAACTCCTTTCGATGCGATAAAGGTTGTGATTCTAGGTCAAGATCCTTATCATGGTAATGGGCAAGCAAATGGTTTGGCTTTTTCGGTGAATTCTTCTGTAAAAATTCCTCCGAGTTTACGAAATATTTTCAAAGAGCTAGAAACAGATGTATTAAAGAAAATGCCAACTTCTGGGGATTTATTACCTTGGGCCAAACAAGGTGTTTTTCTATTGAACGATGTTTTGTCGGTCCGTAAGGCTTCTGCAGGTAGCCATAAAAATAAGGGCTGGGAAACTTTTACCCAAACGATTATACAAACAATTTCGGATCAAAAAGAACATGTTGTTTTTTTGCTTTGGGGGAATCATGCACATAAGAAAGAAAAATTAATCGATACTTCTAAGCATTTAATTCTCAAGTCTGGACATCCATCACCGATGAGTGCTAATCAAGGAAAATGGTTCGGCAATCATCATTTCTCTCAAACCAATTC from Weeksella virosa DSM 16922 encodes:
- a CDS encoding Y-family DNA polymerase, translating into MYALIDCNNFYASCERIFNPKLRGKPIVVLSNNDGCVIARSDEAKALGIPMGAPAFEYDGFFRLHKVHVFSSNYVLYADMSNRVVKILQTFCPAVEVYSIDESFLCLKGFDSIDLEKYGQQIKDTIFQLTKLPVCVGIAPTKTLAKAANRIAKKFPNHHQGVYIIDTEIKKNKALKWLKCEDIWGIGHQLSRRLNYIGCRTAYDFSRLDDAYIRRNFSVVELRLKKELLGESVLQLEEVKRKKSIATTRSFEHTIDNYDELKERVATFAISCAEKLRQEQSNCKMITVFVMTNRFDEHLPFVSATLSTTLESDSSSSIVLSKTALFLLDKLVPSEGKVPAYKKAGVIVSGITPNHQTQLNIFYEESTKHKALMQVMDKINARYGGHKLLLGSQDLQRKWKMKQERLSPNYTTNWQEILTVQ
- a CDS encoding LexA family protein — translated: MKLIQDIQFGNELEFLTIEKVNTRYYAHYYGDVSAGFPSPAEDFRQERISLDERFLSKPESTFLVRVGGLSMYPHYQMNDVLVNRSDYQLMHGDDAVVSINNSDFTLKRWDANKKMFYALNPDFKDSLIIQPEDVVVCLGVVSTIIRELKRFRK
- a CDS encoding SOS response-associated peptidase, with translation MCYHVKVNKTKKELENNTRIPFLSNQKFEPKEHFNGFAHPYLPIIKTGQEAIELLQWGLKPSWAQEDFDTNNTLNARVETLEEKPSFRESFNNRCVLVVDSFYEWRHEGRNKIRYEIGHDNELLFLAALYQNDTFSVVTTEALGVMKYIHNRKQRMPIAFDSLPSCEQWLHGEDFVPFIDFSTQREDNQIRLF
- a CDS encoding endonuclease MutS2, whose amino-acid sequence is MQVSKQTLKDLEFPVVLAEIIQYIYTEKVAERTKNLVPYSNRNELLIDLHTTSEYLSTLESGNSLPFSEYFILDEYLKRLSIENYYLPAEEFFKIKSNTLQIKEIKKYTRNFIEYVPYLHAKTEQIIYEKEIVKIIDQVFNKFGEIKDDASPELRIVRQEIRAISSRITELFNKSMSYHSDVLDEIRESVVGNRRVLAVKSALRKRVKGQFLGTSKTGSISYIEPESVLNPRRQLDELREEEKHLIIQILLKLTSEIAIYQPLIEEYQAFLEYLDLTQAKAKYAQNIQAILPTLKEELQLQLIDAYHPVLYLNNLRKERRTIPQTLSLTKKQRIIIISGPNAGGKSITLKTVGLNQLMIQSGILIPVHPKSEVGFFDKIFTDIGDNQSIENHLSTYSYRLKQMAYFLKYADEKSLLLVDEFGTGSDPELGGALAEVFFEEFYERNAYGIFTTHYTNIKLSAERLEEAINASMLFDKKSLEPMYKLELGQAGSSFTFEVAEKNKIPYRLINRAKKKVENDKVRLDKTILKLQQEKFEIQKTRDQVVELKETHEAHQGKLEEMQDKIQQKLYDFQQLYASEQKTLMMGKRINEMADSYLKSKNKKQLISNFLKIIEMENSKKTNEIQQQKKIEKIVAKEVQRELKSNANEIKKEQHKKEQREKEAMQKKIRELKIGDRVKINGSSSVGTIDKIKDDIIFINYGVFTTKISVDEVYKI
- the ung gene encoding uracil-DNA glycosylase — its product is MFDNIQDEKWLEVFRQEAKKDYFRDLIVFIEREYAEHTVYPPKSELFSAFLQTPFDAIKVVILGQDPYHGNGQANGLAFSVNSSVKIPPSLRNIFKELETDVLKKMPTSGDLLPWAKQGVFLLNDVLSVRKASAGSHKNKGWETFTQTIIQTISDQKEHVVFLLWGNHAHKKEKLIDTSKHLILKSGHPSPMSANQGKWFGNHHFSQTNSYLEKHNKEKINW